The Thioalkalivibrio sulfidiphilus HL-EbGr7 genome includes the window CGCCAGCCTCCAAACGTCACGCGAAACTGTCGCGAAACAATTACTAACCAATCTATTACTTGAGTTCGACGCTGGCCCCGGCTTCCTCCAGCTCCTTCTTGATCTTCTCGGCTTCGTCCTTGTTGGCGCCTTCCTTCACGGTGGAGGGAGCACCTTCGACCATGTCCTTGGCCTCCTTCAGACCCAGACCGGTGATGGCGCGGATCACCTTGATCACGCCCACCTTGTTGGCGCCGAAGCTGGTCATCACCACGTCGAACTCGTCCTTGACCTCGGCAGCGGCCTCACCACCGGCAGCGGCCACGGGGGCAGCGGCGACGGCAGCAGCGGCGGACA containing:
- the rplL gene encoding 50S ribosomal protein L7/L12; the protein is MAVSKEDILETISNMTVLEIVDLISAMEEKFGVSAAAAVAAAPVAAAGGEAAAEVKDEFDVVMTSFGANKVGVIKVIRAITGLGLKEAKDMVEGAPSTVKEGANKDEAEKIKKELEEAGASVELK